Proteins from a single region of Osmerus eperlanus chromosome 26, fOsmEpe2.1, whole genome shotgun sequence:
- the LOC134012963 gene encoding cytochrome P450 2J2-like isoform X2: protein MVKEALVNQLDSFADRPIIPLFHVVFKGIGISLSNGYVWKMQRKFANTHLRQFGGGKKTLEKNIEQERTFLCEAFQEKQGMPFNPHYFLKNAVGNVISCVVFGHRFDYRDDNFQNILRLDNEAVLLSGTARAQLYDAFPGLFSYLPGPHHTIHANYRQIINFLEKEVEAHQKDWDPEDPRDFIDTYLTEIGQRMEDPKAGFNIESLVECILDLIEAGTESAATTLRWALVYMMNYPEIQEKVQAEIDSVIGQSRQPNMSDRPNMPYTEAVIHETQRLGNIVPLGFPKMASKDSTIGGYFIPKGTAIITNLATVLFDKNEWETPDSFNPGHFLDSQGQFQKREAFMPFSAGRRVCLGENLARMELFIFFTSMLQRFTFSPPPGEMPSMEGLMGFTYSPEEFLVQAHLR, encoded by the exons ATGGTGAAGGAAGCTCTGGTGAATCAGCTGGACAGCTTTGCTGATCGCCCCATCATCCCGTTGTTCCATGTTGTCTTCAAAGGAATCG GCATATCTTTAAGCAATGGCTATGTGTGGAAGATGCAGAGGAAGTTTGCCAACACCCACCTGCGTCAGTTTGGCGGGGGGAAGAAGACCTTGGAGAAAAACATTGAACAGGAGAGAACCTTCCTCTGTGAGGCGTTTCAAGAAAAACAAG GAATGCCTTTCAATCCACATTACTTTCTAAAAAACGCTGTGGGAAACGTGATCTCCTGTGTGGTGTTTGGTCATCGTTTTGACTACAGAGACGACAACTTCCAGAACATTCTGCGCTTGGACAATGAAGCCGTCCTACTGTCTGGCACAGCAAGAGCTCAG CTGTACGATGCTTTCCCCGGCCTCTTCAGTTACCTGCCAGGACCACATCACACCATCCACGCCAACTACCGCCAAATCATCAACTTCctagagaaggaggtggaggcgcACCAGAAGGACTGGGACCCCGAGGATCCCCGAGATTTCATCGACACGTACCTGACGGAGATCGGCCAG AGGATGGAGGACCCTAAAGCTGGCTTCAACATTGAGTCACTGGTGGAGTGCATCCTGGACCTGATTGAGGCTGGAACAGAGTCTGCAGCCACTACTTTACGCTGGGCCCTGGTCTACATGATGAACTACCCAGAGATTCAAG AGAAGGTCCAGGCTGAGATAGACAGCGTGATTGGACAGTCGCGGCAGCCCAACATGTCCGACAGACCCAACATGCCCTACACGGAAGCTGTCATCCATGAAACCCAGCGGTTGGGAAACATCGTCCCATTGGGCTTCCCTAAAATGGCCAGCAAAGACTCCACTATAGGGGGGTATTTCATACCCAAG GGGACTGCGATTATAACCAACCTCGCTACGGTGCTGTTCGATAAGAACGAGTGGGAGACTCCAGACTCCTTCAACCCAGGACACTTCTTAGACTCACAAGGCCAGTTCCAGAAAAGAGAGGCCTTCATGCCATTCTCAGCAG GCAGGagagtgtgtctgggggagaacCTGGCCAGGATGGAGCTGTTCATCTTCTTCACCTCAATGCTCCAGAGGttcaccttctctcctccacctggagAGATGCCCAGCATGGAGGGACTCATGGGGTTCACCTACTCCCCTGAGGAGTTCCTGGTGCAAGCCCACCTGCGTTGA
- the LOC134012963 gene encoding cytochrome P450 2J2-like isoform X1, whose amino-acid sequence MIIYKVFEFLDLTGWLVFISVFLLVADMVRNRIPPNFPPGPRPLPFLGNVFTGVDFKTMTKLSEEYGPVFSLRRGSERVVIVSSYKMVKEALVNQLDSFADRPIIPLFHVVFKGIGISLSNGYVWKMQRKFANTHLRQFGGGKKTLEKNIEQERTFLCEAFQEKQGMPFNPHYFLKNAVGNVISCVVFGHRFDYRDDNFQNILRLDNEAVLLSGTARAQLYDAFPGLFSYLPGPHHTIHANYRQIINFLEKEVEAHQKDWDPEDPRDFIDTYLTEIGQRMEDPKAGFNIESLVECILDLIEAGTESAATTLRWALVYMMNYPEIQEKVQAEIDSVIGQSRQPNMSDRPNMPYTEAVIHETQRLGNIVPLGFPKMASKDSTIGGYFIPKGTAIITNLATVLFDKNEWETPDSFNPGHFLDSQGQFQKREAFMPFSAGRRVCLGENLARMELFIFFTSMLQRFTFSPPPGEMPSMEGLMGFTYSPEEFLVQAHLR is encoded by the exons ATGATTATTTACAAGGTCTTTGAGTTCCTGgacctgacaggctggctggtGTTCATCTCAGTCTTTCTGCTGGTGGCGGATATGGTCAGAAACAGGATTCCACCCAACTTCCCTCCCGGACCCCGACCCCTACCGTTCCTGGGAAATGTCTTCACGGGAGTGGACTTCAAGACCATGACAAAG CTGTCTGAGGAGTACGGGCCTGTGTTCAGCTTGAGGAGGGGAAGTGAGAGGGTTGTGATTGTGTCCAGCTACAAGATGGTGAAGGAAGCTCTGGTGAATCAGCTGGACAGCTTTGCTGATCGCCCCATCATCCCGTTGTTCCATGTTGTCTTCAAAGGAATCG GCATATCTTTAAGCAATGGCTATGTGTGGAAGATGCAGAGGAAGTTTGCCAACACCCACCTGCGTCAGTTTGGCGGGGGGAAGAAGACCTTGGAGAAAAACATTGAACAGGAGAGAACCTTCCTCTGTGAGGCGTTTCAAGAAAAACAAG GAATGCCTTTCAATCCACATTACTTTCTAAAAAACGCTGTGGGAAACGTGATCTCCTGTGTGGTGTTTGGTCATCGTTTTGACTACAGAGACGACAACTTCCAGAACATTCTGCGCTTGGACAATGAAGCCGTCCTACTGTCTGGCACAGCAAGAGCTCAG CTGTACGATGCTTTCCCCGGCCTCTTCAGTTACCTGCCAGGACCACATCACACCATCCACGCCAACTACCGCCAAATCATCAACTTCctagagaaggaggtggaggcgcACCAGAAGGACTGGGACCCCGAGGATCCCCGAGATTTCATCGACACGTACCTGACGGAGATCGGCCAG AGGATGGAGGACCCTAAAGCTGGCTTCAACATTGAGTCACTGGTGGAGTGCATCCTGGACCTGATTGAGGCTGGAACAGAGTCTGCAGCCACTACTTTACGCTGGGCCCTGGTCTACATGATGAACTACCCAGAGATTCAAG AGAAGGTCCAGGCTGAGATAGACAGCGTGATTGGACAGTCGCGGCAGCCCAACATGTCCGACAGACCCAACATGCCCTACACGGAAGCTGTCATCCATGAAACCCAGCGGTTGGGAAACATCGTCCCATTGGGCTTCCCTAAAATGGCCAGCAAAGACTCCACTATAGGGGGGTATTTCATACCCAAG GGGACTGCGATTATAACCAACCTCGCTACGGTGCTGTTCGATAAGAACGAGTGGGAGACTCCAGACTCCTTCAACCCAGGACACTTCTTAGACTCACAAGGCCAGTTCCAGAAAAGAGAGGCCTTCATGCCATTCTCAGCAG GCAGGagagtgtgtctgggggagaacCTGGCCAGGATGGAGCTGTTCATCTTCTTCACCTCAATGCTCCAGAGGttcaccttctctcctccacctggagAGATGCCCAGCATGGAGGGACTCATGGGGTTCACCTACTCCCCTGAGGAGTTCCTGGTGCAAGCCCACCTGCGTTGA
- the hook1 gene encoding protein Hook homolog 1, translating into MDDTTALCESLVIWLQTFNTSAPCRTTEELTSGAAMSQALHQIDPAWFTEAWLSRIREDVGDNWRLKMNNLKKILQMILDYYSEVLVQEMAEFPQPDLAQVAEHSHVGQLGRLLQLILGCAVNCERKQEYIQIIMTLEESVQHVVMTAIQELMRKDSVVQFGSQPPGDLELQLKTAQGELVEMGAEKEELAQRCQELDVQVTVLQEERNSLLAENDVLRDRANQLDSFDEPGTPSGKKHSQLQIQLDTLQEENFRLEAAKDDYRIHCQELERQLVETQQRNNDLTSLAEESRALKDELDILRSCSDRAVQLEASVESYRRKLEEVGDLRRQVKLLEERNNSYMLNTVSLEEELRKANAARTQLETYKRQVQELHRKLSEESRRADNLAYDMRKFEEKHDALMKEKERIMVERDSLKETNEELHCSQIQDQLLQAGMFSAGSHDNLASEMLPTEYREKLLRLQHENKMLRMQQELQEGERIAALQEQLEDAHRTRCKLDTDDRLSQERIRELQQEVEDLQKALQDQGAKSEDSNLKRKLDAHMVQLNEAQDEIMKKKELLDDLQPDNTHTSVRVDELTAALKKKDEDMRAMEDRYKIYLEKARNVIRALDPKLNPATAEIMSLKTQLSERDHRVLTLERECEQAKLREYEEKLIVTAWYNKSLNFQKLAIEGRLAGRTSLAPPGQSFLSQQRQVTSAQRRAGSVSIPAAASQ; encoded by the exons ATGGATGATACAACGGCGTTGTGTGAGAGCCTCGTCATATGG ttgCAGACCTTCAACACATCAGCACCATGCAGGACAACAGAGGAGCTCACCAGTGGAGCAGCCATGTCCCAGGCTCTGCATCAGAT AGACCCAGCCTGGTTCACTGAGGCCTGGCTCAGTCGCATCAGAGAAGATGTGGGAGACAACTGGAGACTGaag ATGAACAACCTGAAGAAGATCCTGCAGATGATTCTGGACTACTACAGCGAG GTTCTGGTGCAGGAGATGGCAGAGTTCCCCCAGCCAGACCTTGCCCAGGTAGCGGAGCACAGTCATGTTGGCCAGCTGGGACGACTGCTGCAGCTCATACTGGGCTGCGCTGTCAATTGTGAACGCaagcaag AGTACATCCAGATCATCATGACCCTGGAAGAGTCTGTACAGCACGTTGTCATGACAGCCATCCAGGAG ctGATGAGGAAGGACTCTGTGGTCCAGTTTGGGTCCCAGCCCCCTGGAGACCTGGAGCTGCAG CTGAAGACGGCCCAGGGGGAGCTGGTTGAGATGggagcagagaaggaggagcTTGCTCAGCGCTGCCAGGAGCTGGATGTGCAG GTGACGGTGCTGCAGGAGGAGCGGAACAGCCTATTGGCTGAGAACGACGTTCTGAGGGACAGAGCCAATCAGCTGGACTCGTTTGATGAGCCCGGCACCCCCTCCGGCAAGAAGCACTCGCAGCTGCAGATTCAGCTGGACACTTTGCAGGAGGAGAacttcag gctggaaGCGGCTAAGGATGACTACCGTATCCACTGtcaggagctggagaggcagCTGGTGGAGACCCAGCAGCGCAACAATGACCTGACCAGCTTGGCGGAGGAGTCCAGGGCCCTGAAGGACGAACTGGAcatcctcag gagctgcTCTGACCGGGCGGTGCAGCTGGAGGCGAGCGTGGAGTCGTACAggaggaagctggaggaggtgggggacctCAGGAGGCAGGTGaagctcctggaggagaggaacaacAGCTACATGCTCAACACCgtcagcctggaggaggagctgcgcAAGGCCAACGCTGCCCGCACACAGCTGGAGACCTACaagagacag GTCCAGGAGCTCCACAGGAAGCTGTCAGAGGAGTCGCGGCGAGCAGACAACCTAGCGTACGACATGCGGAAGTTTGAGGAGAAACATGACGCCTTGATGAAGGAGAAAGAG CGCATCATGGTGGAGAGAGACTCCCTGAAGGAGACCAATGAGGAGCTGCATTGCTCCCAGATCCAGGACCAGCTTCTGCAAGCAG GGATGTTTTCTGCTGGTAGTCATGACAACCTCGCTTCTGAGATGCTGCCTACTGAATACAG GGAGAAGTTGCTCCGCCTGCAACATGAGAACAAGATGCTACGCATGCAGCAGGagctgcaggagggagagaggatcgcggctctgcaggagcagctggaggacgCCCACAGGACCCGCTGCAAGCTGGACACTGACGACAG GCTGAGTCAGGAGCGTATCAGGGAGTTgcagcaggaggtggaggatcTCCAGAAGGCCCTGCAGGATCAGGGAGCCAAGTCTGAAGAT TCTAACTTGAAGAGGAAGCTGGATGCCCACAT GGTGCAGCTAAACGAGGCTCAGGATGAGATCATGAAGAAGAAGGAGCTTCTAGACGACCTGCagcctgacaacacacacacat ctgtcCGTGTGGATGAGCTGACAGCAGCGTTGAAGAAGAAGGATGAGGACATGAGAGCTATGGAGGACAGATACAAGATCTACCTGGAGAAAGCTCGCAAC GTGATCCGGGCCCTGGACCCCAAGCTGAACCCTGCCACGGCTGAGATCATGTCCCTGAAGACccagctgtcagagagagaccacaggGTCCTCAcactagag CGTGAGTGTGAGCAGGCCAAGCTGAGAGAGTACGAAGAGAAGCTGATAGTGACAGCCTGGTACAACAAG agcctgAACTTCCAGAAGCTGGCCATCGAAGGTCGCTTGGCGGGCCGCACCTCCCTGGCCCCGCCCGGCCAGTCCTTCCTGTCCCAGCAGCGTCAGGTGACCAGCGCTCAGCGACGCGCTGGCTCCGTCAGCATTCCGGCCGCCGCCTCCCAGTAG
- the il23r gene encoding interleukin-23 receptor — MSSQREPWSVTWLLHFSACCSLLVSSEMLPLITCPGSLTVLPEAKFLAGSNLTVYCHYAHASCHHDKFILELDGVAQQEELTENCSSALFHLTEVYGSSLVCRLQKRKHMFQTICGMDLYPQYPDAPGIVSVLFANDSTSAEVLWTSPRTSPLQAAHLRFRKRNGSWVERQATDLSKHSFMIQGLEQQTEYEMQVKVCSSIPVTTSTSTSRPVCSSWSSSFSQTSPVAGPSQKPDAWRVVLPLEKDGTRTVIVMWKHPGQRGGPVWHELAYLEHGDTQRVHCAARTTQHSLLLSPEVTALEVTALTSHGRSPTATIYLNRTVLPAQALTHLAGANGSVVLSWTEAGARAEAGVVLLGYVVEWRSGSGVPGWQRVSREQRSTSITGLDAGVSYQVSLHAETSRGGCELASRLVYSRQQKPLAGPRARVVSRQAGEVVIAWEELALEEQRGVITHYSIYLRALGALHMDTVLSGGPRQLRLVCPEVYVSISVSASTSAGEGPPGPLVSSQPPAPAVSVVIWIVSSATLLMVLLVNLLFCRYIRMRVKHTCMTFGPACLVESPPQPDNSNAIKLLLEVQQQEEQQEEVQQQEEVQQQEVEQASWSRHSDPVLCLIEEVSQEEREEVYPVIHMEHPLTRPSRDPGGGTEIQGGPTEGLSPQTGYKPQTSTPAPPQEPEGEEEEAREERQEEERMSAPCWEGSVRDLELPGGLLGAWLCDVALGLSASPVQAQTSAGCPLSPVSPQMTSLFPGEAWRGGGGYQPGAQQGSGGQGGGEGGGEGGGEGGGLKPVATSPKQTV; from the exons ATGAGTTCCCAGAGAGAACCCTGGTCTGTCACCTGGCTCCTGCACTTCTCTGCCTGCT GTTCTCTCCTGGTGTCTTCTGAGATGTTGCCCCTGATTACCTGTCCGGGCTCGTTAACGGTTCTCCCGGAAGCCAAGTTCCTCGCGGGCTCCAACCTCACGGTCTACTGCCACTACGCACACGCCAGCTGCCACCACGATAA gtTCATCCTGGAGCTGGATGGAGTGGCCCAACAGGAGGAGTTGACGGAGAACTGCAGCAGCGCGTTGTTCCATCTGACCGAGGTCTACGGCTCCTCCCTGGTCTGCAGGCTGCAGAAGAGAAAGCATATGTTTCAGACCATCTGCGGCATGGACCTGTACCCTCAAT ACCCAGACGCCCCAGGCATCGTGAGCGTCCTGTTTGCCAACGACTCCACATCAGCAGAGGTGCTCTGGACGTCCCCCCGCACTTCTCCGCTACAGGCCGCACACCTCAGATTCAGGAAACGCAATGGCTCCTGG GTGGAGAGACAGGCGACCGATCTCAGTAAACACAGCTTCATGATACAGGGTTTGGAGCAACAGACCGAGTATGAAATGCAGGTGAAAGTGTGTAGCTCCATACCTGtgaccacctccacctccacctccaggcctgtgtgcagcagctggagctcaTCGTTCAGCCAGACGAGCCCTGTAGCAG GGCCCAGCCAGAAACCAGACGCGTGGAGAGTGGTGCTGCCCCTGGAGAAGGACGGCACTCGGACCGTGATAGTGATGTGGAAG CACCCAGGACAGCGAGGCGGCCCGGTGTGGCACGAGCTGGCGTACCTGGAGcacggagacacacagagggttCACTGTGCTGCCAGGACCACCcagcactctctcctcctctcacctgagGTGACGGCTCTGGAAGTCACCGCCCTCACCTCCCACGGCAGGTCCCCAACTGCCACCATCTACCTGAAccgcacag TTCTGCCTGCTCAGGCGCTGACACACCTGGCTGGTGCAAACGGCTCTGTGGTCCTGTCctggaccgaggctggggccagggccGAGGCTGGGGTTGTTCTGCTGGGCTATGTGGTGGAGTGGAGGTCTGGGTCAGGAGTCCCGGGCTGGCAGAGAGTCTccagggagcagaggagcaCCTCCATCACTG GCCTGGACGCGGGGGTGAGCTACCAGGTGTCCCTCCACGCTGAGACCAGCAGGGGGGGTTGTGAGCTGGCCTCCCGCCTGGTCTACTCCAGACAGCAGA AGCCCCTGGCAGGGCCGAGGGCCAGGGTGGTGTCTCGCCAGGCAGGGGAGGTGGTGATCGCCTGGGAGGAGCTGgctctggaggagcagagaggcgtCATCACACACTACTCCATCTACCTCCGCGCCCTGGGAGCCCTGCACATGG ACACCGTGCTATCTGGGGGACCCAGGCAACTCCGGCTTGTCTGTCCCGAGGTCTACGTCTCCATATCCGTCTCCGCCTCCACCTCCGCCGGGGAGGGCCCCCCGGGGCCCTTGgtgtcctcccagccccccgctCCTGCAG TCAGTGTGGTGATTTGGATCGTGAGCTCGGCCACCCTTCTCATGGTCCTCCTGGTGAATCTTCTCTTCTGCAGATACATCAGAATGAG ggtgaaacacacatgcatgaccTTCGGACCAGCCTGTCTGGTGGAATCTCCCCCCCAGCCGGACAACAGCAACGCGATCAAGCTGCTCCTG GAGgtgcagcagcaggaggagcagcaggaggaggtgcagcagcaggaggaggtgcagcagcaggaggtggagcaggCGTCGTGGTCCAGACACAGTGACCCTGTGCTGTGCCTCATCGAGGAGGTgtcccaggaggagagggaggaggtgtaccCAGTCATCCACATGGAGCACCCCCTCACCCGGCCCAGCCGGGACCCCGGTGGGGGGACGGAGATCCAGGGAGGACCCACAGAGGGTCTGTCTCCTCAGACAGGCTACAaaccccagacctccaccccagCTCCCCCGCAGGAGcccgagggagaggaggaggaggcgagggaggagaggcaggaggaggagaggatgagtgcACCGTGTTGGGAGGGTTCTGTCAGAGACCTTGAGCTGCCTGGAGGACTGCTGGGGGCGTGGCTCTGTGACGTGGCCCTggggctctctgcctctcccgtTCAGGCTCAGACTTCCGCGGGGtgtcccctctcccccgtctctccccagATGACCAGCCTCTTCCCTGGGGAGGCGTGGCGGGGAGGCGGTGGGTACCAGCCGGGAGCACAGCAGGGgtctggaggtcagggtggaggtgagggtggaggtgagggtggaggtgagggtggggg GTTGAAGCCTGTGGCTACTTCCCCCAAACAGACGGTCTGA